A DNA window from Linepithema humile isolate Giens D197 chromosome 6, Lhum_UNIL_v1.0, whole genome shotgun sequence contains the following coding sequences:
- the LOC105671786 gene encoding ER membrane protein complex subunit 2-like gives MAGCYDKLSWTEVRDLLRTWREDSERRSKDVVDFWENTLMGKIDRLGNEKYLVLEQVCVAALDCYRLSLAEYCIKILIRAFPGSLRVHKYHAMHLEALEMYDEALEVLDSIIKRDETNAAPRKRRVAILKARGRTPEAIKELTEYLKRFMSDQEAWHELCDLYLQEQEYSKAAYCMEELILHNPHSHLIYQRYAEIKYSQGGFDNMELAKAYFCQAVKLNPNNIRALYGLLLTTNNIATSPKCPASKKKEAMKLSEWASKQIEKQYESKVSNEDVKNVERLLGQLQLEA, from the exons AGGTGCGGGACTTGCTGAGAACTTGGAGGGAAGATTCCGAACGACGGAGTAAAGATGTTGTAGATTTTTGGGAAAATACATTAATGGGAAAGATTGATCGCTTAGGCAATGAAA aatatctGGTTCTGGAACAAGTATGCGTTGCTGCATTGGATTGTTACCGCTTATCATTAGCTGAAtactgcattaaaattttaattcgtgCTTTTCCTGGCAGTTTACGTGTTCATAAATATCATGCCATGCATTTGGAGGCATTAGAAAT GTATGATGAAGCATTGGAAGTTTTggattctattataaaaagagATGAGACTAATGCGGCGCCAAGAAAACGCCGTGTTGCTATCTTGAAAGCACGTGGACGTACTCCAGAAGCAATCAAAGAACttacagaatatttaaaaag GTTTATGAGTGATCAAGAAGCATGGCACGAGCTGTgtgatttatatttgcaagaaCAAGAATATTCTAAAGCAGCCTATTGCATGGAAGAACTTATATTGCACAATCCACATAgccatttaatttatcaaagataTGCGGAAATAAAGTATTCTCAG GGTGGATTTGATAATATGGAACTAGCAAAAGCATACTTCTGCCAAGCTGTGAAGTTAAATCCAAATAATATTAGGGCTCTATATGGCCTGTTATTG ACAACAAATAATATTGCGACATCACCCAAATGTCCTGCATCTAAAAAGAAGGAAGCGATGAAGCTGAGCGAATGGGCTAGTAAACAAATCGAGAAACAATACGAAAGTAAAGTTTCGAATGAAGATGTTAAAAATGTAGAGCGTTTACTAGGACAATTGCAACTCGAAGCTTAG